A stretch of the Bacillus sp. B-jedd genome encodes the following:
- the opp4C gene encoding oligopeptide ABC transporter permease translates to MEIATQKDTELNSAPPKRSLSPMQLARKKFMKNKLAMVSLVFLVIVAIFSFLAPFITTADITRINIGQMSLKPSAEHWLGTDKSGRDVFTRLLYGGRISLMVGLSCTFFVIMLGTVIGSIAGYFGGTVDSLLMRFTDFILNFPFLVFVIVLNAILFGLVSGVWVLVGTISLLSWGGVARIVRSKILAEKENEYITAAVSIGCSPYKVITKHLLPNVMSTIIVQATILFASMIVIESALSYLGFGVPQEVPSWGNMLSSANEPDVLQGKPWIWVPPALVITFTILSINFIGEGLKDAFNPKSRR, encoded by the coding sequence ATGGAAATTGCAACTCAAAAAGATACAGAACTGAACTCGGCGCCACCAAAGAGAAGCCTGTCGCCAATGCAGCTTGCCAGGAAAAAGTTCATGAAGAACAAATTGGCCATGGTGAGCTTGGTTTTCCTCGTTATCGTGGCAATCTTCTCTTTCTTGGCACCATTTATTACAACTGCTGACATAACAAGGATCAACATTGGGCAAATGTCGTTGAAACCATCCGCCGAACACTGGCTTGGCACAGATAAGAGCGGAAGGGATGTTTTCACTCGGCTCCTTTATGGCGGTCGAATCTCTTTGATGGTTGGATTGTCCTGTACATTTTTTGTCATCATGCTTGGTACAGTCATCGGCTCGATTGCCGGTTATTTTGGAGGCACTGTTGACAGCCTGCTGATGAGGTTCACAGACTTTATCCTTAACTTTCCATTTCTTGTCTTTGTCATCGTTTTGAACGCCATTTTGTTCGGACTTGTTTCCGGAGTCTGGGTTCTGGTCGGGACAATCAGCTTGCTAAGCTGGGGAGGGGTCGCGAGGATTGTACGCAGTAAAATTCTTGCGGAAAAGGAAAACGAGTATATCACCGCAGCTGTATCAATTGGCTGTTCTCCTTACAAAGTAATAACAAAACATCTGCTGCCAAACGTCATGTCAACGATTATCGTCCAGGCGACCATCCTGTTTGCCAGTATGATCGTCATTGAGTCGGCACTTAGCTATCTTGGCTTTGGTGTTCCGCAGGAAGTCCCAAGCTGGGGGAACATGCTGTCCTCCGCAAACGAACCGGATGTTTTACAAGGCAAGCCATGGATATGGGTACCACCGGCATTGGTCATTACCTTTACCATCCTTTCAATCAACTTCATAGGTGAGGGACTGAAAGACGCTTTCAACCCTAAATCACGAAGATAA
- a CDS encoding DUF2268 domain-containing protein, with translation MGIIGTDQWLERNWQRPEVICERLREHFPPGHENKIYQELASFGMYRKRMFSQTEMDEFIKSDVWKKTNRLFAKYRAKWSGPDIPVFIFPAVKKSGFLRSAEPVKSGVSYTDKLFLFLPQKIALEELEALFVHEYHHCCRLKARGKKAEENTLLESMILEGLAEYAVFKECGEGMLGKWCKLYTEEELRKFWKLLLQNNLDKRKKEKIHDLLLFGGKGVPTLLGYCYGFYLVKNYYKQRGFSMEKSFEISEKTFITLGENEN, from the coding sequence TTGGGTATTATTGGAACGGATCAATGGCTAGAGAGGAACTGGCAACGTCCGGAAGTGATATGTGAGAGGTTGAGAGAACATTTCCCTCCGGGGCATGAAAATAAAATTTATCAGGAATTAGCCAGTTTTGGGATGTACAGAAAGCGGATGTTCAGCCAAACAGAGATGGACGAATTTATTAAAAGCGATGTTTGGAAGAAAACAAACAGGCTGTTTGCAAAATATAGAGCCAAATGGTCGGGGCCAGACATCCCGGTCTTTATTTTTCCAGCTGTAAAGAAAAGTGGTTTCCTGAGGAGTGCTGAACCAGTGAAATCCGGAGTATCCTACACGGACAAGCTTTTTCTATTTCTGCCACAGAAAATAGCCCTTGAAGAATTGGAGGCGCTATTTGTCCATGAGTATCACCACTGTTGCAGGCTGAAAGCCAGAGGTAAGAAAGCGGAAGAAAATACACTACTCGAATCAATGATTCTTGAAGGCTTGGCAGAGTACGCAGTCTTTAAGGAATGCGGAGAAGGGATGTTGGGAAAATGGTGCAAGCTTTATACAGAAGAGGAGTTAAGAAAATTTTGGAAACTGTTATTGCAAAATAATCTAGATAAGAGGAAAAAAGAGAAAATCCACGATTTGTTGCTGTTTGGAGGTAAAGGTGTTCCTACGCTTCTAGGATACTGTTATGGTTTTTATCTAGTAAAAAACTATTATAAACAGAGAGGATTTTCCATGGAAAAATCATTCGAAATTAGTGAAAAAACCTTTATAACACTAGGGGAAAATGAAAATTAG
- the trpS gene encoding tryptophan--tRNA ligase yields the protein MVKTIFSGIQPSGTITLGNYIGALKQFVELQEDYNCYFCIVDQHAITVPQDRLELRKNIRSLAALYLAVGLDPDRATLFIQSEVPAHAQAGWMMQCISYIGELERMTQFKDKSAGKDAVSAGLLTYPPLMVADILLYSTDLVPVGEDQKQHLELTRDLAERFNKRYSEIFTIPEVRIPEVGAKIMSLQEPTKKMSKSDPNTKAFISILDEPKVIEKKIKSAVTDSEGNVRFDKEHKPGVSNLMTIYSILGGKTIEEIQAAYEGKGYGEFKADLAQVVIAALKPIQDRYHELMESSELDDILDFGAEKANRTASKMLKKMENAMGLGRKRRK from the coding sequence ATAGTGAAAACCATATTTTCCGGCATCCAGCCAAGCGGTACAATTACGCTTGGAAACTATATTGGAGCTCTTAAGCAATTCGTTGAGCTTCAGGAGGACTATAACTGTTATTTCTGCATTGTCGATCAACATGCGATTACCGTTCCGCAAGATCGTCTTGAATTGAGGAAAAATATTCGCAGTCTTGCCGCCCTGTATCTTGCGGTTGGCCTTGATCCGGACAGAGCAACCCTGTTCATCCAATCCGAAGTTCCTGCACATGCACAGGCTGGATGGATGATGCAATGCATCTCTTATATTGGGGAACTGGAGAGAATGACGCAGTTCAAGGATAAATCCGCAGGTAAGGATGCCGTCTCAGCAGGCCTGTTGACCTATCCTCCACTAATGGTTGCCGATATCCTATTATATAGCACAGACCTCGTGCCTGTCGGAGAGGACCAAAAGCAGCATTTGGAACTTACGAGGGATCTAGCCGAACGTTTCAATAAACGGTATAGCGAGATTTTCACCATCCCCGAGGTCCGCATTCCTGAAGTTGGCGCCAAGATTATGTCCCTTCAGGAGCCAACGAAAAAGATGAGTAAATCTGATCCAAATACTAAGGCATTTATATCAATCCTAGATGAACCGAAAGTGATTGAAAAGAAAATTAAAAGCGCAGTAACAGATTCCGAGGGAAATGTCCGCTTTGATAAGGAGCATAAGCCTGGAGTTTCAAACCTGATGACGATTTACTCCATCCTTGGCGGAAAAACAATTGAAGAAATTCAAGCTGCATATGAAGGTAAGGGCTATGGAGAATTCAAGGCGGATCTGGCTCAAGTAGTCATTGCAGCGCTAAAGCCAATCCAGGATCGTTATCACGAATTAATGGAGTCATCTGAACTCGATGATATTCTTGATTTTGGGGCTGAAAAAGCGAACCGCACTGCGTCGAAAATGCTCAAGAAAATGGAAAACGCGATGGGGCTTGGCAGAAAACGTCGAAAATAA
- a CDS encoding ABC transporter ATP-binding protein: MSGITTVEQKQDNNVSGHEILLEIKNLKTYYPVKGGFFRRTVGNVKAVDDISFEIKKGETLGLVGESGCGKSTAGRTILRLLRPTAGKIIFDGKDITNVSGKTLRDIRADLQMVFQDPYASLNPMQMVGDIIAEPIYNFTKKPKEELKKEVLDLLEKVGLPEDAYFKYAHEFSGGQRQRIGIARALALRPKLIIADEPVSALDVSVQSQVLNLLKDLQEEFDLTFLFIAHDLSVVKHMSDRIGVMYLGNMVEIADKDSLYAEPLHPYTQALISAIPSPDPRKKKERIILTGDVPSPLNPPSGCPFHPRCPMAMEQCSVTKPELKEVKPSHSVACHLY; this comes from the coding sequence ATGAGCGGAATTACAACAGTGGAACAGAAGCAAGACAACAACGTGTCCGGCCATGAAATTTTACTGGAAATTAAAAATCTCAAAACCTATTATCCTGTCAAAGGCGGGTTTTTCAGAAGGACTGTCGGAAACGTTAAAGCGGTCGACGATATTTCCTTTGAAATCAAAAAAGGGGAAACGCTCGGACTTGTCGGAGAGTCTGGCTGTGGAAAATCAACAGCTGGACGTACAATCCTGAGGCTCCTTCGCCCTACTGCCGGAAAAATCATTTTTGACGGCAAGGATATAACGAATGTCAGCGGAAAGACACTAAGAGATATTAGGGCGGACCTGCAGATGGTTTTCCAGGATCCATACGCCTCACTGAATCCGATGCAGATGGTCGGCGACATTATCGCTGAACCAATCTATAACTTTACGAAAAAGCCAAAAGAAGAACTGAAAAAAGAAGTGTTGGACCTCTTGGAAAAGGTAGGCCTTCCCGAGGATGCATATTTCAAATATGCTCATGAGTTTTCCGGCGGGCAAAGGCAAAGGATCGGCATCGCCCGTGCCCTGGCACTGAGGCCGAAGTTGATTATCGCCGATGAGCCTGTATCCGCCCTGGACGTATCGGTCCAGTCACAGGTTCTCAATTTATTGAAGGATCTTCAGGAAGAATTTGACCTCACCTTCTTGTTCATTGCCCACGATTTGAGTGTCGTAAAGCATATGAGCGACCGGATTGGAGTCATGTACCTTGGGAATATGGTTGAGATTGCGGATAAAGACAGCCTTTATGCTGAACCGCTCCATCCATACACCCAGGCATTGATTTCCGCCATTCCTTCTCCTGATCCAAGGAAAAAGAAAGAGCGGATCATTCTGACTGGCGATGTGCCGAGTCCATTGAATCCTCCTTCAGGCTGTCCGTTCCATCCGCGCTGCCCGATGGCGATGGAGCAATGTTCTGTTACAAAGCCTGAATTAAAGGAGGTGAAGCCGTCCCACAGTGTGGCTTGCCACCTTTATTAA
- the fabF gene encoding beta-ketoacyl-ACP synthase II has product MTKRRVVVTGIGAVTPLGNDAETTWQNIVAGKSGVGPMTRINADEYPAKVAAQINDFNPEEFMEKKEARKMDRFTQYAVAASLMAVKDSGLAIVDENAHRVGVWIGSGIGGMETFEQQFEVFQKRGYRRVSPFFVPMMIPDMAAGQVSIMLGAKGFNSCTVTACATGTNSIGDAFKVIQRGDADAMVTGGTEAPITRMAVAGFCANTALSTNPDPATASRPFDKNRDGFVMGEGAGIVVLEELEHAKARGAKIYAEIVGYGATGDAYHITAPAPGGEGGVRAMRMALEDGGLNPEEVDYINAHGTSTDYNDRFETLAVKEVFGSHAYKLAVSSTKSMTGHLLGAAGGVEAIFTVLAMRDSILPPTINYETPDPECDLDYVPNEARKGEIKAAISNSLGFGGHNATLAFKKYE; this is encoded by the coding sequence GTGACAAAACGTAGGGTAGTTGTAACAGGAATCGGAGCAGTAACGCCGCTTGGCAATGATGCCGAGACGACCTGGCAAAATATTGTGGCAGGGAAATCAGGGGTAGGGCCAATGACAAGGATCAATGCGGATGAATATCCGGCAAAAGTCGCAGCCCAAATCAATGACTTCAATCCGGAAGAATTTATGGAGAAAAAAGAGGCAAGGAAGATGGACCGGTTCACTCAGTATGCGGTCGCGGCCTCGCTCATGGCAGTGAAAGATTCCGGCCTTGCAATTGTGGATGAAAATGCCCATAGGGTTGGTGTTTGGATTGGATCGGGTATCGGCGGAATGGAAACATTCGAGCAGCAGTTTGAAGTTTTCCAAAAGAGGGGCTATAGGAGAGTCAGTCCATTTTTTGTGCCAATGATGATTCCAGACATGGCTGCCGGCCAAGTTTCCATCATGCTTGGAGCAAAAGGGTTCAATTCATGTACTGTGACAGCCTGCGCGACAGGAACAAATTCCATTGGGGATGCCTTTAAAGTAATTCAGCGCGGTGATGCTGATGCAATGGTGACAGGCGGGACTGAGGCGCCAATTACACGAATGGCGGTTGCCGGTTTCTGTGCGAACACCGCTCTTTCTACAAATCCCGATCCTGCAACAGCGAGCAGGCCATTTGATAAAAATCGTGACGGCTTTGTCATGGGGGAAGGCGCCGGCATCGTTGTTCTGGAAGAGTTGGAACATGCAAAAGCAAGGGGCGCAAAAATTTATGCTGAAATCGTTGGATACGGTGCGACAGGAGATGCATACCATATTACCGCACCAGCACCAGGCGGGGAAGGCGGCGTCCGGGCAATGCGGATGGCGCTTGAAGATGGCGGGTTGAATCCGGAAGAAGTGGATTACATTAATGCCCACGGGACGAGCACCGATTATAATGACCGTTTCGAAACCCTCGCAGTCAAGGAGGTTTTCGGGAGCCATGCCTATAAACTGGCGGTAAGTTCAACTAAATCAATGACTGGCCATCTACTTGGGGCGGCCGGCGGCGTTGAGGCGATTTTTACGGTTCTTGCTATGAGGGATTCCATCCTTCCGCCTACAATCAACTATGAAACCCCAGATCCCGAATGTGACCTGGACTATGTTCCGAATGAAGCGCGAAAAGGGGAAATCAAAGCGGCTATCAGCAACTCGCTTGGCTTTGGCGGCCACAATGCGACACTGGCATTTAAAAAGTACGAGTAG
- the opp4A gene encoding oligopeptide ABC transporter substrate-binding protein: MRKSWLWLSALVLVLSMFLAACSGGEKAGNTKKGNEGKKEEATDKPQDGGTLVYSLDSEPEGKFNINFYGTQTDAYVIDFFDENLIDFDENLKPQPYIASWETNDNKVFKFKIKEGVKWHNGEELKIQDWEFAIKVLADKDYDGPRYVNVQTVEGVPAYKEGKADSISGIKIINDYEMEVTFDKARVNNLENFWTYAMSRKEFEGVAVKDMMASEQVRTKPVGLGPFKVSKIVPGESVELERFDEYFNGKPHIEKVVMKVIDPSLTVGELQNGTLDMTSFHPSIVEQVEAIDNVNVVKYPGLSYYYVGFKLGNWDGKKNVMNEPKYQDKELRRAMYYAINREEWVKAFFFGVGKPVNRPIPTNHWIAADNKDLEQFEYDPEKAKKILDDAGWKDVDGDKFREDPNGKPFVVNFSHYATQNPTFEARAKALTQYWEDIGLKTKLTMTDAGLYYDMLEKSDKKMEVFFGGWSTGSDPDPSGLWRSDALWNYPRWVNEKSDKLLDDALDMSVVGTDQEKRKELYVEWQKNFMDELPALPIAELEEIVAVNKRVQDVKYDVSGSNRPHEWWIKQ; this comes from the coding sequence ATGAGGAAAAGTTGGTTATGGCTGTCTGCGCTAGTATTGGTTTTATCCATGTTCTTGGCTGCATGCAGCGGCGGCGAAAAAGCCGGTAATACGAAAAAGGGTAACGAAGGCAAGAAGGAAGAAGCAACAGACAAGCCGCAAGATGGCGGAACACTTGTTTACTCGCTTGATTCCGAGCCAGAAGGAAAATTCAACATCAACTTCTACGGAACACAAACTGATGCCTACGTCATCGATTTCTTCGATGAAAACCTTATCGATTTTGATGAGAACCTGAAGCCTCAGCCTTATATCGCATCTTGGGAAACTAACGACAACAAGGTTTTCAAGTTCAAGATCAAAGAAGGCGTAAAATGGCACAATGGCGAAGAACTTAAGATCCAGGACTGGGAATTCGCCATCAAAGTCCTTGCTGACAAAGACTATGACGGACCACGCTATGTCAACGTTCAAACTGTTGAAGGCGTCCCTGCATACAAAGAAGGAAAAGCTGATTCCATTTCCGGTATCAAAATCATCAACGACTATGAGATGGAAGTCACTTTTGACAAAGCACGCGTGAACAACCTCGAAAACTTCTGGACTTACGCGATGTCCCGCAAGGAATTCGAAGGCGTTGCTGTTAAAGACATGATGGCTTCTGAGCAAGTCCGCACGAAGCCGGTTGGACTTGGTCCATTCAAGGTTTCCAAAATCGTCCCTGGTGAGTCTGTCGAGCTTGAGCGCTTCGATGAGTACTTCAATGGAAAACCGCACATCGAGAAAGTTGTCATGAAGGTTATCGATCCGTCCTTGACTGTTGGTGAACTTCAAAACGGAACTCTTGATATGACGTCTTTCCACCCAAGCATTGTGGAGCAGGTTGAAGCAATTGACAACGTAAATGTTGTGAAATACCCTGGCCTTTCCTACTACTATGTTGGTTTCAAGCTTGGTAACTGGGATGGCAAGAAAAACGTCATGAACGAGCCTAAGTACCAGGATAAAGAACTTCGCCGCGCGATGTACTATGCAATTAACCGCGAAGAGTGGGTTAAAGCATTCTTCTTCGGCGTAGGTAAGCCTGTTAACCGTCCAATCCCGACAAACCACTGGATCGCGGCTGACAATAAAGACCTTGAGCAATTTGAGTATGACCCTGAAAAAGCAAAGAAAATTCTTGATGATGCTGGCTGGAAGGATGTAGACGGAGACAAGTTCCGTGAAGATCCTAACGGAAAGCCATTCGTTGTAAACTTCTCACACTATGCGACTCAAAACCCAACATTCGAAGCACGTGCTAAAGCGTTGACTCAATATTGGGAAGATATCGGCCTGAAGACGAAGCTGACTATGACTGATGCTGGCCTTTACTATGACATGCTTGAAAAGTCCGACAAGAAGATGGAAGTATTCTTCGGAGGCTGGTCAACAGGATCAGATCCAGATCCATCCGGCCTGTGGAGATCAGATGCACTTTGGAACTACCCTCGCTGGGTTAACGAAAAGAGCGACAAGCTACTTGATGACGCACTTGATATGAGTGTTGTCGGAACTGACCAGGAAAAGCGTAAAGAGCTTTATGTTGAATGGCAAAAGAACTTCATGGATGAGCTTCCAGCTCTTCCAATCGCTGAGCTTGAAGAAATCGTTGCCGTCAACAAGCGTGTACAAGACGTTAAGTATGACGTTTCCGGATCTAACCGCCCTCACGAGTGGTGGATTAAGCAGTAA
- a CDS encoding YjbA family protein, which translates to MLYLHDVWVNWFEGEENGYNVCHFHEWRKDDGVELLDQVPLLKVDPVLFHYIESDLAQLPQQMLDDIYQKAYIRKNHERIQLEYCFIISDGQEILAVDTIGYNIPVRKSRLIPRQEQLVYEMLENVEAVNYKFKQGHLAKEFHLLSPEPDLMTGLTRKERQLKQLLFMALDQLQSIGNEAEIRYWYTEWCPENYSMIQTMGFEEAWRELYEEIKLGWSKKHEGFCENLIKGQPFFEKLWEMEHGPKVN; encoded by the coding sequence ATGTTATATCTTCATGATGTCTGGGTCAACTGGTTTGAAGGGGAAGAAAATGGCTATAATGTCTGCCATTTTCATGAATGGAGGAAAGATGACGGAGTTGAGCTGCTCGATCAGGTACCGCTTTTAAAAGTGGATCCGGTTCTCTTCCATTACATTGAAAGCGATTTGGCGCAGCTTCCCCAACAAATGTTGGATGATATTTACCAAAAAGCTTATATTCGGAAAAATCATGAAAGAATCCAGCTTGAATACTGCTTCATCATAAGTGATGGGCAAGAAATTCTCGCTGTGGATACGATTGGTTATAATATCCCTGTGAGAAAAAGCCGCCTGATCCCCAGGCAGGAACAGCTTGTGTATGAAATGCTGGAAAACGTTGAAGCTGTTAATTACAAATTCAAACAAGGCCATCTGGCAAAAGAATTTCATCTATTATCCCCGGAACCCGATTTGATGACTGGGCTTACAAGAAAGGAGCGCCAGCTTAAACAGCTATTGTTCATGGCACTCGACCAGCTGCAATCAATCGGAAATGAAGCAGAAATCCGCTACTGGTATACAGAATGGTGTCCTGAAAATTACTCAATGATCCAAACGATGGGATTTGAGGAAGCATGGCGTGAATTATATGAAGAAATTAAATTAGGCTGGAGCAAAAAACATGAAGGATTTTGCGAAAATTTAATTAAAGGACAACCTTTTTTTGAGAAACTGTGGGAAATGGAACACGGGCCGAAAGTAAATTGA
- the opp4B gene encoding oligopeptide ABC transporter permease has product MLKYTLRRLLGMIPMLLLISIVVFTLAKLMPGDSLSGEIDPNNTDPRYIEEMRQKLGYYDPLPVQYFNWITDFAQGDFGKSTRYKIPVSEVISEKLPNTIMLGGTAILITYVLAFIMGTYAGRKPYTFLDNAIGGFNYAGLSIPSFVAAVFAIYIFSFKLNWFPSNGSVDITITQGTLDWYLSKLHHVLLPALVLGALSTASYTQFLRNDIIENSRKDYVRTARAKGTPESRIYNVHILRNSIIPLITFLGFDIVAIISGAIITETIFTYPGIGKLFLESVNTRDYPVMMALTMFFSLMTLVGNLIADLLYGVVDPRIRLD; this is encoded by the coding sequence ATGTTGAAGTATACACTCCGTAGATTGTTGGGCATGATCCCAATGTTGCTCCTTATCTCCATTGTGGTGTTCACCTTGGCGAAGCTGATGCCGGGAGACTCCCTCAGTGGAGAAATTGACCCAAACAATACTGACCCTCGCTATATTGAGGAAATGAGACAAAAGCTTGGCTATTACGATCCGCTGCCTGTCCAGTACTTTAACTGGATTACCGACTTTGCGCAGGGGGATTTCGGGAAATCTACCCGATATAAAATACCAGTTTCTGAAGTAATCAGTGAAAAACTGCCAAACACAATTATGCTTGGCGGGACTGCGATTTTGATTACATATGTCCTTGCGTTCATTATGGGCACTTATGCGGGAAGGAAGCCTTATACGTTTCTTGATAACGCGATTGGCGGATTCAACTATGCCGGGCTGTCGATTCCTTCGTTTGTAGCCGCAGTATTTGCCATTTATATTTTTTCCTTCAAGCTAAACTGGTTTCCATCCAACGGCTCGGTCGATATTACAATCACCCAGGGAACCCTTGACTGGTATTTGAGCAAGCTTCATCACGTACTGCTTCCGGCACTCGTGTTAGGTGCATTAAGTACGGCCAGTTATACACAATTTTTGCGGAATGACATTATTGAAAACAGCCGCAAGGATTATGTTAGGACTGCAAGGGCAAAGGGGACACCGGAAAGCCGTATTTACAACGTGCATATTTTGCGTAACTCCATTATCCCGCTCATTACCTTTTTAGGTTTTGATATTGTCGCAATCATCAGCGGGGCGATTATTACAGAAACGATCTTTACCTATCCCGGAATCGGCAAGTTATTCCTTGAGTCAGTAAATACAAGGGATTATCCCGTCATGATGGCGCTAACGATGTTCTTTTCATTGATGACATTGGTTGGCAACCTGATAGCGGACCTTTTATATGGCGTTGTCGATCCGCGAATCAGGCTGGATTAG
- a CDS encoding ABC transporter ATP-binding protein has product MSTKKFQQSAAPLLEVKNLETAFDIDGAYYNAVDNVSFSVKPRQIVGVVGESGCGKSVMSLSIMQLLPKGIGKIKSGEIVFDGIHIEQLNENQINKVRGKDISMIFQEPMTSLNPVFTIGSQIQEVLLNHQKITKKEARQKAVALLKSVGISRPEKIVDEYPHQLSGGMRQRVMIAIAIACQPKLLIADEPTTALDVTVQAQILELIKEIQEVNDMSVILITHDLGVVAEMCDEIIVMYAGRIVEHTDAETLFYNPKHPYTTLLLGAIPKMEDETERLSSIQGIVPSLTNMPKTGCRFANRCPMAMPECHTVTPLLADSGDGHKVACLLFESSRPKEGVTGR; this is encoded by the coding sequence ATGAGCACAAAAAAATTTCAACAAAGCGCTGCACCATTACTGGAAGTTAAAAATTTGGAGACTGCTTTTGACATTGACGGAGCTTATTATAATGCTGTCGACAATGTCTCATTTTCAGTAAAACCGCGGCAGATAGTCGGAGTGGTCGGTGAATCGGGCTGTGGGAAATCGGTCATGAGCCTTTCCATCATGCAGCTTTTGCCAAAGGGAATCGGAAAGATCAAATCCGGAGAGATTGTTTTCGATGGAATACATATAGAACAGCTGAATGAAAACCAGATTAATAAAGTCAGAGGCAAAGATATATCAATGATTTTCCAGGAGCCGATGACATCGCTGAACCCGGTATTCACAATCGGGTCGCAAATCCAGGAAGTACTTTTAAACCATCAGAAAATAACCAAAAAGGAGGCACGCCAAAAAGCGGTTGCCCTCCTGAAAAGTGTAGGCATTTCGCGGCCTGAAAAAATAGTCGATGAATATCCGCACCAGTTGTCTGGCGGTATGAGGCAGCGGGTCATGATCGCGATTGCAATCGCTTGCCAGCCGAAGCTTCTTATAGCGGACGAGCCGACAACTGCGCTTGACGTGACAGTACAAGCTCAGATACTAGAACTGATAAAAGAAATTCAGGAAGTCAATGATATGTCTGTCATCCTAATCACGCATGACCTCGGCGTTGTCGCCGAAATGTGTGACGAAATCATCGTTATGTACGCCGGAAGGATTGTGGAGCACACGGATGCGGAAACCCTTTTTTACAATCCGAAGCATCCATACACAACCCTTTTGCTCGGAGCCATTCCGAAAATGGAAGATGAAACAGAGCGCTTAAGCTCTATCCAGGGTATCGTCCCTTCACTTACCAACATGCCAAAGACAGGCTGCAGATTCGCCAACCGCTGCCCAATGGCCATGCCTGAGTGCCATACTGTCACCCCTCTTCTGGCTGACAGCGGCGACGGCCACAAGGTAGCCTGCCTGCTCTTTGAATCCAGCAGGCCGAAGGAAGGAGTGACGGGCCGATGA
- a CDS encoding beta-ketoacyl-ACP synthase III: protein MRAGIIGLGRYVPENVVTNFDFEKRMDTSDEWIRTRTGIEERRLAAENEETSDMAVKAAKRAIDNAGITPEDLDLIVVATVTPDKPFPTVSCMLQEQLGAVNAAAMDLSAACAGFMYGIVTGKQFIETGVYKHVLVVGVEKLSKIVDWNDRNTAVLFGDGAGAVVLGQVSEDKGVLAFELGADGTGGKHLYQDEYIIMNGREVFKFAVRQMGESSVNVLHKAGLTKDDVDFLVPHQANIRIIEASRQRLELPAEKVSYTISKYGNTSAASIPISLVEEVEAGKIKDGDVVVLVGFGGGLTWGAIAIRWGK, encoded by the coding sequence ATGCGAGCTGGCATAATTGGATTAGGAAGATATGTACCGGAAAATGTTGTGACCAATTTTGATTTTGAAAAAAGGATGGATACATCCGATGAGTGGATCAGGACAAGGACCGGAATAGAAGAAAGGCGGCTTGCCGCTGAAAATGAAGAGACGTCGGATATGGCCGTGAAAGCAGCCAAAAGGGCAATTGATAATGCTGGTATAACCCCTGAGGACCTTGATTTAATCGTGGTAGCGACTGTAACACCTGACAAACCGTTTCCAACGGTTTCCTGCATGCTCCAGGAACAACTAGGAGCTGTTAATGCTGCTGCGATGGACCTTAGTGCTGCATGTGCTGGATTCATGTACGGAATTGTGACCGGAAAACAATTTATTGAAACCGGCGTCTATAAGCATGTCCTTGTAGTAGGCGTTGAAAAGCTTTCTAAAATTGTCGATTGGAATGACCGGAATACAGCTGTCCTGTTTGGCGACGGCGCGGGCGCGGTTGTGCTTGGCCAAGTATCCGAGGATAAAGGGGTTTTAGCTTTTGAACTGGGCGCAGATGGAACTGGCGGAAAGCACCTCTATCAGGATGAATATATCATTATGAACGGCAGGGAAGTTTTCAAGTTCGCTGTCAGGCAAATGGGTGAAAGTAGTGTAAATGTCCTTCATAAAGCTGGGCTGACTAAGGATGATGTCGACTTCCTTGTACCCCATCAGGCAAATATACGAATTATTGAAGCATCCCGGCAGAGGCTTGAATTGCCTGCCGAAAAAGTATCCTATACAATTAGTAAGTACGGGAATACCTCCGCGGCATCGATTCCGATTTCCCTCGTTGAGGAAGTGGAAGCGGGCAAAATAAAAGACGGAGACGTTGTCGTCCTAGTCGGATTCGGCGGCGGGCTTACATGGGGAGCCATCGCGATCCGCTGGGGAAAATAA